The sequence GCCAACCGCCTCGATGCGCCAGCTGAACGGGCCGTCCAGGTTCGCCACGCCCACGCCGACAACCATCGCGCTGAGCGCGTAGGAACCGCCGCTGGTGCCCTCCGGCCTGACTTGCATGGAAACGCGCGCACCGCCGATCTCCGCACCGCCACCCGCCTGTCCGTATGTACTACGGTTTCCGTAGAATCCCATGCAGGAGGGAAGCGCCAATGCCGCCACGCAGGCGATACCCATCGTTTTCATGCCCCTGCGATAACGCGGCGGCTCACCCGAAGAAAGCCAAATCCCCTCCCAGGGAAAATTCCGCCAGCTCCTCCACGGAAGCGACGGAATCCACCTGGCAGAGCCTCTGCCGCAGATCCTTCGCGCCGGGAAAGCCCTTGCAATAAGCCATCAGCCGCCCGCGCATCGCCGTCAGCGTCTGGCGCTCGTTGCCATACCTGCTGCTCTCCACCGCCATCCGGCAATGGCGCAGGATCATCTCCCATCTTTCGGTTAGAGGCACCGGAGCCATCACTTCGCCGGTCTGCAGGAAATGCTTCGCCTCGCGGAAGACCCAAGGGTTCTGCATCGCCGCCCGGCCTATCATGACCCCGCTGACCGCCGTTTCCCGCTTCCGTTTGGCGAGATCCTCACCGGTCGCGATATCGCCGTTGCCGATCACCGGCACGCCCACCGCCCGCGCCACCGCGTCGATCGTTTCCCAATCCGCCTCGCCGCCGTAGCCCTGCGCCCGTGTCCGCCCGTGCACCGCGATCGCCTGCATCCCACAGTCCTCCAAGGTCTTCGCCACCTCCACCGCGTTCACCGAATCCGCATCCCAGCCGATCCGGATCTTCGCAGTCACCGGCACATCCATCCCCACCGCCTTATGCACACCCTCCGCCACGCTCGCCAGCAGCGGGCAATCGCGCAGCAGCGAGGAGCCGCCGTTGCGCGAAACCACCTTGTTCACCGGGCAGCCGAAGTTGATATCGATGAAATCCGGAATCCTGCCCGCCAGACCCTTGTCGATGATCTTCCGCGCCGCCTCCCCCATCCTCTCCCCGTCCGCCCCAAAAAGCTGCACCCCCACCGGCC comes from Akkermansiaceae bacterium and encodes:
- the dusB gene encoding tRNA dihydrouridine synthase DusB, which translates into the protein MLHWFSDGKFPLYLAPMAGVTDLIFRRICKEMGADVMVTEFVSAEGIMQADERTRKYTEFDEGQRPVGVQLFGADGERMGEAARKIIDKGLAGRIPDFIDINFGCPVNKVVSRNGGSSLLRDCPLLASVAEGVHKAVGMDVPVTAKIRIGWDADSVNAVEVAKTLEDCGMQAIAVHGRTRAQGYGGEADWETIDAVARAVGVPVIGNGDIATGEDLAKRKRETAVSGVMIGRAAMQNPWVFREAKHFLQTGEVMAPVPLTERWEMILRHCRMAVESSRYGNERQTLTAMRGRLMAYCKGFPGAKDLRQRLCQVDSVASVEELAEFSLGGDLAFFG